TGTTCGTCTGcgcactttcttttttattctattCTATCTCCAAATGTAACAACTTCTAACATCTAAAAGGCCAAGTGCCGGATCTACGGAGCAGAACTCGTTCCAGGCACAAAATGCCTTGCTCACCCACGTCTCCCGGACGACGGTGGAGACCACGGCATACTAGGCGGCGGTAGTCCCTGTGGTGCCCGGTCGACCGGGGGGCCGTGGTGCGCCGGAGGCCCGTGGTGCGCCGGGGGTTGTCCATAATGGCCCCCGCCACTGTGATGCTCGGGCCGGTATCCACCGCGGGGCTCGTGAGGCCCACCAGGCGGTGGCGGCTGCGGGGGGTAATACGGTGTGGGCGCCGGCTGCGGCGGCGCGTAATGCGACGGTGACGGTAGCGCTGGGTAGTGCGAAGGTGGCCCGTAGGGTGCACGGGAAGGGTGCCCACCCCCGCCCAAGGTGTGCGAAGAGGGTGGAGGATAGTGCGCCGGCGGTGGGTAGCCGCCTGAGCCGCCGACTGAATGGGAGGGCGGCTGGGCGTGATAACGGGGCGGCAGGGCATGCGGGTCTCGACCGGAGCCGCCAGAGGGAGGAGGGCCAGGAATAGAAGGTGGCGACGGGTAACCTACGTGTAGCGAAGGCGGTGCATACGATGGCGGTCCCTGGTGACGAGGGTGACTGATGTCCCGCCCAGGCACAGGTGGACCCAGGGCTCCACCTGCCCCACCTGGAAAAGCAGGCGCCGCTCCACTTCCGGCTTGCGCGCATCCCTTCTGACGTCCCTTGATAAGGAAGTCGGAGGCACGGCCGCCCGATCGGGTGTGGTAGTACAGATACAACTCGGGTCCTTCGAAGTCGTAGGTGCCTGTGTGAGCGAACGGAGGAATCCTTCTTTCGCAGAGCACGAAACCAAACAAGCAAAAACACAACTGTAGATGATAATACAACAAAATAAGGCGCTAACTGAATTTTATAAATTCGGATTTAGCATGTGCGCCTAGCGTTAACAAGAAAGCGTTCGGAAATTATTCGTCCATACGTGGTGCATAGTTACTTTTAAATTTTATAGGTATAGttttttttcccttctatttCTGCTACAGTGAGCACTCCATGACAGGTTGTATACTCGCTCTTTATAATATATATCAGACATGCCCTGACTAACTCTGCCGATGCTCTATGCTCACCGATATTCATTTGACGCCAACAATAACTGCCTCCACCACAAACTATGTCGTGCAGGAAGTTCTATAGTGACTGGCAGCCACCTTACATTGTGTTCGAGGGATCCGCCATTCGAGCGCGAAAAAGGAGGAGTTTCTGTTCCCACTTTCAAAGTTGGTTACCGTAGCCAGTGTTAATAACATCAGGGAATTGTTTTACGGGTGTCCTTAAGAAACATACTGATCCAAAACGCGACAACCAATGCTCTTGTGTATACACtacgcagatatatatatatatatatatatatatatatatatatatgcaccataTGCTGGAACTGAATCAAGGAGTCAGCTGGCATGATGACTGCGAATGAATGAAGTCGAACGCTCACACTCTTGGATCGTTTTACCGCTCGCTGACTCAGCCGAATTCGCCCCCTTCCCAAATGTATAGCCAGCCCTCACGCGTGGAGTAGTGATCCAGTCTGCCACATATTTGGACGTCTTGCACGCGGAACTGGTCCTGGTTGCAGTCCACGTCGAAACGCACGAACAGCAACTCCAGACGGCACTGGTCGGTGCCCCGCCGACGCACAATGAACCTGGAGGCGTGCACTAAGCTTAAGCACTGTAATATGACGTACCAACATGCTGAGCGCCTATAGTCGTAATCCGCAAATTTTTAAGGTAATTCTAAAAGTTCTGTTCAGCAGAAACAAAGAAATTATATTTATATCGCGAACCTCATTAGCACCTTATGCCCCCACATCCCGTCGTTTAGAATGCTGTGCCGTACGAAGGTAAAGCTCAATTATGGCTTACGCTTGTGCCAGGAGCGAGTAAGGAACTTCAATTGCGAAGATGCTTCCTAAAGTAGGTATAAAAGCTATGGAAGAATAGAAAGATTTAATAATTATTTTGAACTCTTGATGTCGGAACAACGTGCAAGTGCGTAAACTGCACTTGGCGCCTTGCCTTACATCAGTCAAGATTTTTTCATGCTTAAAGAAAAGGGTGCACTAAAAACATAAGGTCGATTGCGATGCACAGGAggaatcatgatcatcatcaccagcctatatttatgtccactccaggacgaaggcctctccctgtgatctccaattacccctgtcttgcgctagctgatcccaacttgcgcctgcaaatttcctaacttcataggGGGAATATTTCTGTGCAAATATAGAAATTTGTTGAAATATGAAAATAGTCGGGGCCTCCCTGTGACGGCCTTGATGTGAACATACCCAGATTTAGCACACGCTCACAGTGTGCTTTATCGTGTTAAATTTCCGAATGTAGGCGCAGCCACAAACAGCGAAACTCGTATGTTTGATATAGGTGGACGACACAATAAAAAGCGACGAGTGTAATGGGTGATTTTACGCCGACGAATTATTTACCGCAGCAGTTTGCTTGTTAGTGACATGGACATGATATCTGATAGTGCCGCAGGTCCTGCATAGAGTTGCCTGAGGCATATTCAAACTGTTCATTCACTTTCTACGACATGGATGCACTTTCTGCGGAATAATTAGTGCATACTGAAAGAAATCGGAATGTCGCGCATTGGCTGTATCTGCTGACCAAGCAAGCCTTCTTGCATTCTCCAAACATGATATTAGTGAAATTTAGTTGTGAAGGCGCGAGAAAAAAAAGTTCGTCGGcgcttccactccgtgaagatggttaacaaTCGAAGCGGAGacctgcggccccggtgtttatcactgggttaataccGATGGTTCATTAATGTATTTCTCAGttttggttacgtctttgtgtttcttaatgaggatacacacatgttcggctgcgacggagagaacgacgtcactggcggtatgcccgcagtctggCGTTGTCGCTTGCTTTCGATGTCCCGAGTTCGCTCTGCaacgtggttagcagcattcgcttAAAGGCAAAATTTTCCTAAGCACCGGGAATGTATAGGAAGGAGCATGTGCTTTCGCCGTCGCACCTGCAGTCAAGGTCCCGCGTGCCTAGGTCTGTACTCCGAAGCTCGAAGTAGGGCTCGTTCAAGGCTCGGTCGCACTGGCCTCGGCCTGGCCCGCCGCCGGGAGGTGACAGCGGAGGAGGCACCGGGTACGAGGGAGGTCCCAATGGAGCGCCGCTGAGCGCGGGACGTCCCAGAGCCGGCGGAGGCGCTCCGCCTGGGTGTGCAGAACAGGGCGTGTGGAAAGTCACGTCGCTGTGCTCGGAAAGGTGTATAAGTTAGGAGACATCTTATTGCGGCTCTATAAATGTACCACCTGGCCCTGGCATTCGACGGCCCGAGGTCGCTAAACCATTATCGAGATTCCAGGTTTACTGCACGCGACACGGTAGATTTGTACAGTGGTCGTCGGTAAAATGTCCTTCAGATATGACCGCAGACTGAAATTCAAACTTTCAAGCCATCGAGACACCGGATCCATTCATTCGAAATGTAACCTTACTCGTTAAGTCGCCTATTCTAACTGGCGAATGCGCGGTTACATCGTATTGCGTCAGACATCATCACACGTTTTGCCACATAAATTCATTCGCAGGTCTGCAAACGTGTCTACTAACTTGCTACTTGTACTACGCACCTGCAAAGCATTCTGTCCATACATTTAGGGTGCTACATCGTAGCCACGCGCATACGCAAAACGGTTACAGAGCTCTCCCCATCCTGATGAAGTGGTGCTGAGCGGCCGCATCCCTCGCATGATCGAAAGAAAAACGTTTCGCACCTTTGCTTCACCATGTACGCCTCGATTGCAAaaccttaaaaaaagaaaaaaaatctgcaaaaTTGACCGCGCCTCCGCGTTCTTGCCTGCCAATTAAGTCTAGCCGAGTAAGCGTGGTTGCACTATCTTAGTGTGCGGCATAGACGTCAGTGTCGCATCCTCGTAGCAGTAAACAGTTTTAGCTGAGCATCGATTACTGCCGGCTACGCTATCTTCTCACGCGCGCAGACATTACAGACAGCTGCGTTAATATTCCATTTTTCAAGAGCCCATCTTATAACAGCAGGAGCTACGCACTGACAGTTTAGCTGGAGAACGGTGATGAAGCCAATCAGGTGCACTAGCTCAATCGTCTCGGTAGCGGAGCGAGGGTAGCGTCCTACGTTCTTATGCTGCCGACATGAGCTGATCTACACACGCGCAGTGACGTTCCTGTTGAGCGGCTCTCTGCACTTTATTAGGATACATCGGCCGAGCGGAGCGGATCGTAAAAGGTCGGCTAAGACTATTTATTGCAATAGCATATCGTGTAGCTTTGGTTAGGCTCCACAGAAAACCAAATTCGCGTACGCATTGTGACCAGCTTACGTTCCTAAACGCATGACTGTCGAGTGAATACAAGACATTCGGGTGTACCTGGAAGTCCTCTAGAGGGCGGGTAGAAGGTTGGGTCCCCGGACGGCGTGAACATGGCCGGACCCAGGGGATGTCCGCCGGCCGGCGGCGGGGCCCCGGCTCCGAGTGCTGGGTGGTGCGGGTATTGGGGCGGGGATGAGCCACGGTCGAACAGCGAGCCACCGTTGTCCCCGCAGGCCACCTGGCGCACGCGGAGCATGAATCCTCGGTTCTCGACGGCCTCGTTCGAGTGAAACCGGAACGCGGTTTGAAAGTCTCGCAGTGGCACTTGCTCTGCGGAGAAACGAGCAAACCAATGATGAACGAGGACGTACAGTATACGCGAGTTGGCCGATTCCTATAAGCTGACAGCCCGAAGTTCCTTTACACGGATGATTTTGTGTACCAGGGCATGCACATACAAAGCGGATAGTGTGCTTCCGCTACAGGCGCAAGAGCGGAACCCTTCGAATATGTGAACGCTACAGGTCAAAACGAAGGAACGATCACAGTATTCTTGGGCTCACACTTGTTGAACGCGAATTCTTATTGAAGTGATTGCGGTCTCTTTCAATAGAGTCCTTTGAAAGTTTGTAGAGATGGTGCTGCTCCGTTCATTGAGTGAGTTTCATAATTTAGTGCAGCCGACAGAGAAGGGCATGTTGGGATCTTGTGGCATGGCAGATTTGCGGGCTCCCACTGGTGCGCCTCGCCATTTCaatttcttaaaaaaaaagaacgttagcTGTTTTGTGTTTCGTTCATTTACTGCACGGGATTTGTTTCACGGTCTGTACCTATTGCGTTCGCTCAGTGGCTGTAGAATTTTGTAGCTTGGCTCGAATTCACAGGTTCAATTCCAGGCCGTAGCTGGCGGCCGCATTGTGATAGGGGCGCATCGCAACAACGCGCATTGCAATAGCACGTCATTCCTTCAATAAAGCGAgtagctttctagaagcgttcgTCTATTCGCTGATATTAATCATCAGCGTGGATGGTGCCTGCACATTTTTTTGCCGCTTATCTCTCCTCTATTCTGGTTAAGTTGCCTGCCCTCTCACTTTCTGTTCTCCCTCAATGTTCTCACCTCGATGCATTTAGGCTACCGATCGCGTGTGGTGAGGGCATTACGCAATATATTTGCGCATCTTGCCATAACTGTTTTGTCATTTTTTAACTAATTCTTATGATATTTCGTAAGCCACCCACCTACGTGAACCTACGCATGAGCTGTGGCACAGATTGATGGTTCAGTAAGTCCCCCGTTACAGCATAACAAAGTACACGCGCAACGGTTCAAGCGCCAACTGGGATACCATGCACTAGGGATAGTCAGTGAActattttattcgattaacgaatAATCAATCATCATTTCAGCCTTGATTTAATCGAACTTTCTGCCGGGTGAATCAAAATTTCAGCCGGGTACTTTAAAAAAAGGTTGAAATACAGTTGTCTACTTTTGGAGGACCCTATATTGAATTTTTGAGAGGTGTAActaagtttgaaacacaagtgtataaagcTTTGATAAAGTATAAGCTTTAAATAACTTGTTCAGTACTAAACATAGTTGACACAAGTGGCTTTTGAAAAAAAATAAGCAATATATGTTACAAAACGGCACTTAATGCAGAAGTAAATAAGATACATGGCAGCAGTGAATCCTTGTAaaatacagttaaacaagaaagcagaaaaatggcaaaagtgaaaggtgaagtccaactgtaaaatgaaagaaattgcaatatgcagaagggaaaaaaattactggttgcggattttaaaccacatgctcttttctacagagcgaaggaatgtcaattggcgaGGATGTCTGGGTGAAACCggcaccttctttgaatggccactgAACCAGCACGCGACAATAGATGCTGGGACGCTATAGATTTG
The DNA window shown above is from Dermacentor silvarum isolate Dsil-2018 chromosome 1, BIME_Dsil_1.4, whole genome shotgun sequence and carries:
- the LOC119444957 gene encoding wiskott-Aldrich syndrome protein homolog produces the protein MHREQVPLRDFQTAFRFHSNEAVENRGFMLRVRQVACGDNGGSLFDRGSSPPQYPHHPALGAGAPPPAGGHPLGPAMFTPSGDPTFYPPSRGLPGGAPPPALGRPALSGAPLGPPSYPVPPPLSPPGGGPGRGQCDRALNEPYFELRSTDLGTRDLDCRCDGESTCSFLYIPGA